A DNA window from Danio aesculapii chromosome 14, fDanAes4.1, whole genome shotgun sequence contains the following coding sequences:
- the abhd18 gene encoding protein ABHD18, translating to MGVSRLDVLYRRLLLTKLFIRGWGKPEDLKRIFEFRKIIGDREKCKSLVERDYPIFIDKVEDQTDCKIHSGHFISPLEHFVPGILPAESVKARFQFIVPKRWKKHRPVCIHLAGTGDHFFWRRRTLMARPMVKESGMASLLLENPYYGYRKPKDQLRSSLKNVSDLFVMGGALILESAALLHWLERDGFWPLGMTGISMGGHMASLAVTNWPKPIPLIPCLSWTTASSVFTTGVLSRAVNWRELEKQYATHTVYEEEIISMLEYCGTDSFRMGQEFVKNAPGSFDGLDLTHELLESRQQVALHSYSGRPASDQDSSVLMGRRERDGLDQMLSAVSSSAPHLDMLHAKSIACGSGQRQSLQRESLCFMKGVMDECTHIANFSVPVDPSLIIIVQAKEDAYVPRTGVRSLQEIWPGCEVRYLNGGHISAYLFKQGLFRQAIYDAYDRFLHKYSSL from the exons ATGGGTGTGAGTCGGCTTGATGTTCTGTACCGCAGGCTTCTCCTCACCAAACTCTTCATCCGCGGATGGGGGAAGCCGGAGGACCTCAAGAG AATATTCGAGTTCCGAAAGATTATTGGCGACAGGGAGAAATGCAAGAGTCTGGTAGAGAGAGATTACCCCATATTTATCGACAAG GTAGAAGATCAGACTGATTGCAAAATCCACAGCGGTCACTTCATATCTCCATTAGAGCACTTTGTCCCGGGCATCCTGCCAGCCGAATCCGTCAAAGCCCG ATTCCAGTTCATTGTGCCCAAGAGATGGAAGAAGCACAGACCCGTGTGTATTCACCTGGCTGGAACAGGAGACCac TTTTTCTGGAGGAGACGAACACTAATGGCCAGACCGATGGTTAAAGAATCAGGGATGGCATCTCTTCTGCTGGAGAATCCTTATTA CGGATACAGAAAACCCAAAGACCAGCT TCGTTCTAGTCTGAAGAACGTGTCAGACTTGTTTGTGATGGGTGGAGCGCTGATCCTGGAGTCCGCTGCGCTTCTACACTGGCTGGAGAGAGACGGATTCTGGCCACTGGGCATGACTGGCATCTCTATGGGTGGACAT aTGGCTTCATTAGCTGTTACCAACTGGCCCAAACCCATTCCTCTCATACCGTGTTTATCCTGGACGACAGCTTCAAGTGTTTTTACCACA ggTGTTTTAAGTCGAGCTGTGAACTGGAGAGAGCTGGAGAAGCAGTATGCGACACACACTGTCTATGAGGAAGAAATCATCAGCATGCTGGAGTATTGTGGG ACAGACTCTTTCCGCATGGGGCAGGAGTTTGTGAAAAATGCTCCAGGCAGTTTTGATGGTCTGGATTTGACTCATGAGCTTCTGGAGAGCAGGCAGCAGGTGGCGCTGCACTCCTATTCTGGACGTCCCGCTTCAGACCAAG ACTCGTCTGTGCTGATGGGTCGGCGGGAGCGGGACGGTCTTGATCAGATGCTGTCCGCCGTTAGCAGCAGTGCTCCACATTTAGACATGCTACACGCTAAGAGCATCGCCTGTGGATCAGGACAGCGGCAGTCGCTGCAGCGAGAGTCTCTCTGCTTCATGAAGGGCGTTATGGACGAATGCACACACATCGCCAACTTTTCAG TGCCTGTAGATCCCAGTCTGATCATTATAGTCCAGGCAAAGGAAGACGCATATGTTCCCCGCACTGGAGTCCGCAGTTTACAGGAGATCTGGCCCGGCTGTGAGGTCCGCTACCTCAACGGAGGACACATCAGCGCTTACCTCTTCAAACAAGGACTGTTTCG ACAAGCAATTTATGATGCCTACGACCGGTTTCTTCACAAGTATTCCAGCTTATAG